A single Leptospira barantonii DNA region contains:
- a CDS encoding substrate-binding periplasmic protein: MRSSIFKILYSIFLTVFCFVDLSEHSPLNAEEETFKFYNSSRLKEILEKGELKVAGNPADEPFYVPNAKEGFPGFDYELGKAYADFLGVKYKFIPYPEFSEFADAIKKKEVDMALSGISSNLERSKKVKFSAAYLISTPAALIRKTALPPPPEGSIITTQSFRSILDLADVSGVTFAVRSFSNRHEYLLKKFKNNRIFTYGDTPSAWEAVKNGTATCLVADSFYIKGILLKDKSVASNFRPLLEPVQREDISAAFPLSDPVFIRNFEFFLSEIGRSGVLREMDDKYFNKSDWVP, from the coding sequence ATGAGATCATCGATCTTCAAAATTCTTTATTCCATTTTTTTGACGGTTTTTTGTTTTGTCGATTTGTCGGAACATTCCCCGTTAAACGCGGAAGAAGAAACATTCAAATTTTATAATTCTTCTAGGCTTAAGGAAATTTTGGAAAAGGGAGAATTGAAGGTCGCAGGCAATCCAGCCGACGAGCCGTTTTACGTTCCGAACGCGAAGGAAGGTTTTCCCGGTTTCGATTACGAATTGGGAAAGGCATACGCGGATTTTTTAGGAGTGAAGTATAAATTCATTCCTTATCCGGAGTTCAGCGAGTTCGCGGATGCGATCAAAAAGAAGGAAGTCGATATGGCGTTATCCGGAATATCGAGCAATTTGGAACGATCGAAGAAGGTGAAATTCAGCGCGGCGTATTTGATTTCCACTCCCGCGGCTTTGATTCGAAAGACCGCGTTGCCTCCGCCTCCTGAAGGAAGTATCATCACAACTCAAAGTTTTAGAAGTATTCTCGACTTGGCGGACGTAAGCGGGGTTACGTTTGCGGTTCGATCGTTTTCCAATCGCCATGAATACCTTCTTAAAAAATTCAAAAACAATCGGATCTTCACTTATGGCGACACTCCCTCGGCTTGGGAAGCTGTGAAAAACGGAACCGCTACTTGTTTAGTCGCGGATTCTTTTTATATCAAGGGAATTCTTCTCAAGGACAAATCGGTAGCGTCCAATTTCAGACCGCTTTTGGAACCGGTTCAAAGAGAGGATATCAGCGCCGCGTTTCCATTGTCCGATCCTGTGTTCATTAGAAATTTTGAATTCTTTCTTTCCGAGATCGGAAGATCCGGTGTTCTCCGGGAAATGGACGACAAATACTTCAACAAGTCGGATTGGGTTCCGTAA